In Sparus aurata chromosome 3, fSpaAur1.1, whole genome shotgun sequence, the following are encoded in one genomic region:
- the ldlrap1a gene encoding low density lipoprotein receptor adapter protein 1a isoform X2, with translation MDALKSAGRAIIRSPSMAKQSWTAGRHRKLPENWTDTRETILEGMTFNLRHLGMTLVDQPKGEELSAAAVKRIVATAKASGKKPQKVALKVSPQGIVLHDSLTNKLLENVSIYRISYCTVDKLHDKVFAYIAQNTLNGTLECHAYLCSKRKVAQAVALTVAQAFTVAFELWQVAKEEKGKRAKSGSAGEGSSSSHSERSNSLGSLKGTDVATDNLLDFDDSVNVVVETNGNAGEDQLDNHRPSETNNNAAWEIEDGLDEAFSSCALDSYGSYPAWQCRVLTPRSWTLG, from the exons ATGGATGCCCTCAAGTCGGCTGGGAGAGCTATTATCCGGAGCCCGAGCATGGCGAAACAGTCGTGGACCGCCGGCAGACACAGAa AGCTTCCGGAGAACTGGACGGACACAAGAGAGACCATCTTAGAGGGCATGACCTTTAACCTTCGTCACCTTGGCATGACACTGGTGGACCAGCCCAAGGGAGAGGAGCTGTCGGCTGCTGCAGTGAAGAGGATCGTTGCTACG GCTAAAGCCAGTGGGAAGAAGCCTCAGAAGGTTGCTCTCAAGGTTTCCCCTCAGGGGATCGTCCTGCACGACAGCTTGACCAATAAACTCCTGGAAAATGTCTCCATATACAG AATATCCTACTGCACGGTGGACAAACTACATGATAAAGTGTTTGCTTATATCGCACAAAACACCCTCAATGGGACCCTGGAGTGCCACGCCTACCTCTGCTCCAAGAGGAAAGTG GCTCAGGCAGTGGCTCTGACAGTGGCCCAGGCCTTCACAGTAGCATTTGAACTCTGGCAAGTCGCCAAAGAAG AGAAAGGGAAAAGAGCAAAGTCTGGGTCAGCTGGAGAGGGCAGCAGTAGTTCCCATTCAGAGAGGTCCAACAGCTTGGGGAGCCTGAAAGGGACAG ATGTTGCCACAGACAATCTATTGGACTTTGACGACAGTGTGAACGTGGTGGTGGAGACCAATGGGAATGCAGGGGAGGACCAGCTGGATAATCACAGGCCGTCTGAGACCAATAATAATGCTGCCTGG GAAATCGAAGACGGTTTGGATGAAGCCTTCTCCAG ctgtgctctGGATAGCTATGGTTCATATCCAG cCTGGCAGTGTCGCGTACTAACCCCCAGGTCCTGGACATTGGGGTGA
- the ldlrap1a gene encoding low density lipoprotein receptor adapter protein 1a isoform X1, with product MDALKSAGRAIIRSPSMAKQSWTAGRHRKLPENWTDTRETILEGMTFNLRHLGMTLVDQPKGEELSAAAVKRIVATAKASGKKPQKVALKVSPQGIVLHDSLTNKLLENVSIYRISYCTVDKLHDKVFAYIAQNTLNGTLECHAYLCSKRKVAQAVALTVAQAFTVAFELWQVAKEEKGKRAKSGSAGEGSSSSHSERSNSLGSLKGTDVATDNLLDFDDSVNVVVETNGNAGEDQLDNHRPSETNNNAAWEIEDGLDEAFSSLAVSRTNPQVLDIGVTPQDWLTEPDWDSTNGNTPSGLSPFGDDIFGF from the exons ATGGATGCCCTCAAGTCGGCTGGGAGAGCTATTATCCGGAGCCCGAGCATGGCGAAACAGTCGTGGACCGCCGGCAGACACAGAa AGCTTCCGGAGAACTGGACGGACACAAGAGAGACCATCTTAGAGGGCATGACCTTTAACCTTCGTCACCTTGGCATGACACTGGTGGACCAGCCCAAGGGAGAGGAGCTGTCGGCTGCTGCAGTGAAGAGGATCGTTGCTACG GCTAAAGCCAGTGGGAAGAAGCCTCAGAAGGTTGCTCTCAAGGTTTCCCCTCAGGGGATCGTCCTGCACGACAGCTTGACCAATAAACTCCTGGAAAATGTCTCCATATACAG AATATCCTACTGCACGGTGGACAAACTACATGATAAAGTGTTTGCTTATATCGCACAAAACACCCTCAATGGGACCCTGGAGTGCCACGCCTACCTCTGCTCCAAGAGGAAAGTG GCTCAGGCAGTGGCTCTGACAGTGGCCCAGGCCTTCACAGTAGCATTTGAACTCTGGCAAGTCGCCAAAGAAG AGAAAGGGAAAAGAGCAAAGTCTGGGTCAGCTGGAGAGGGCAGCAGTAGTTCCCATTCAGAGAGGTCCAACAGCTTGGGGAGCCTGAAAGGGACAG ATGTTGCCACAGACAATCTATTGGACTTTGACGACAGTGTGAACGTGGTGGTGGAGACCAATGGGAATGCAGGGGAGGACCAGCTGGATAATCACAGGCCGTCTGAGACCAATAATAATGCTGCCTGG GAAATCGAAGACGGTTTGGATGAAGCCTTCTCCAG cCTGGCAGTGTCGCGTACTAACCCCCAGGTCCTGGACATTGGGGTGACGCCCCAGGACTGGCTCACCGAACCCGACTGGGACAGCACCAATGGAAACACGCCCAGTGGTCTCAGCCCGTTCGGGGACGACATCTTCGGCTTCTGA
- the ldlrap1a gene encoding low density lipoprotein receptor adapter protein 1a isoform X3 — MDALKSAGRAIIRSPSMAKQSWTAGRHRKLPENWTDTRETILEGMTFNLRHLGMTLVDQPKGEELSAAAVKRIVATAKASGKKPQKVALKVSPQGIVLHDSLTNKLLENVSIYRISYCTVDKLHDKVFAYIAQNTLNGTLECHAYLCSKRKVAQAVALTVAQAFTVAFELWQVAKEDVATDNLLDFDDSVNVVVETNGNAGEDQLDNHRPSETNNNAAWEIEDGLDEAFSSLAVSRTNPQVLDIGVTPQDWLTEPDWDSTNGNTPSGLSPFGDDIFGF; from the exons ATGGATGCCCTCAAGTCGGCTGGGAGAGCTATTATCCGGAGCCCGAGCATGGCGAAACAGTCGTGGACCGCCGGCAGACACAGAa AGCTTCCGGAGAACTGGACGGACACAAGAGAGACCATCTTAGAGGGCATGACCTTTAACCTTCGTCACCTTGGCATGACACTGGTGGACCAGCCCAAGGGAGAGGAGCTGTCGGCTGCTGCAGTGAAGAGGATCGTTGCTACG GCTAAAGCCAGTGGGAAGAAGCCTCAGAAGGTTGCTCTCAAGGTTTCCCCTCAGGGGATCGTCCTGCACGACAGCTTGACCAATAAACTCCTGGAAAATGTCTCCATATACAG AATATCCTACTGCACGGTGGACAAACTACATGATAAAGTGTTTGCTTATATCGCACAAAACACCCTCAATGGGACCCTGGAGTGCCACGCCTACCTCTGCTCCAAGAGGAAAGTG GCTCAGGCAGTGGCTCTGACAGTGGCCCAGGCCTTCACAGTAGCATTTGAACTCTGGCAAGTCGCCAAAGAAG ATGTTGCCACAGACAATCTATTGGACTTTGACGACAGTGTGAACGTGGTGGTGGAGACCAATGGGAATGCAGGGGAGGACCAGCTGGATAATCACAGGCCGTCTGAGACCAATAATAATGCTGCCTGG GAAATCGAAGACGGTTTGGATGAAGCCTTCTCCAG cCTGGCAGTGTCGCGTACTAACCCCCAGGTCCTGGACATTGGGGTGACGCCCCAGGACTGGCTCACCGAACCCGACTGGGACAGCACCAATGGAAACACGCCCAGTGGTCTCAGCCCGTTCGGGGACGACATCTTCGGCTTCTGA